The Achromobacter deleyi genome has a window encoding:
- a CDS encoding DUF4148 domain-containing protein, translating into MKPVLPFRALIPVALAAFALLSSPASAQPAAASAPTTAAPSPNVTLTRADVERDLAAWKDSGVERQWSGDESPDINSPEYVADYRKYVSTVRPGDMSQPASQSQSPSGSQRRW; encoded by the coding sequence ATGAAGCCTGTCCTACCGTTCCGCGCCCTTATCCCGGTCGCGCTGGCGGCTTTCGCGCTGCTGTCCAGCCCGGCCAGCGCACAGCCGGCCGCCGCTTCTGCCCCCACCACCGCCGCGCCGTCGCCCAATGTCACCCTCACCCGTGCGGACGTCGAGCGCGACCTGGCCGCCTGGAAGGACTCCGGCGTCGAAAGACAATGGAGTGGCGACGAAAGTCCGGACATCAACAGCCCGGAATATGTCGCCGATTACAGGAAATATGTAAGCACCGTGCGGCCGGGCGACATGTCCCAGCCGGCGTCCCAATCGCAATCTCCTTCGGGATCGCAACGCCGGTGGTGA
- a CDS encoding M48 family metallopeptidase — translation MPAPRPSEPGAIRGRLFRAAAAAHRPATLTQLPDGTLLLLDDETPQLLMPRSLRWSSRIGTTPRRATLPDGSVFETTDNDQVDRLDHGLGRRSAGRLHRLEHIRAHWLALTAASVLVFFVGLRWVIPWLGDTAATFVPHAVEAHIGAGVMDTLDRMMFRPSALPLATRQAVQSVFNDLAAHADDPSGSLRLAFREGGRLVGANALALPGGQIVVTDELVKLAESPDTLAGVLAHEIGHVEHRHGIRRLGRVAGLSVVVMLMTGDVASMTHDIGALGAGLLDLSYSRGFEREADARGVTLTRLAGKDPESLAVLLERLSAGSKDIGEGPSWLSSHPRTEERVRQIRQAR, via the coding sequence TTGCCAGCGCCTCGTCCATCTGAACCTGGCGCCATCCGCGGCCGGCTCTTCCGAGCCGCTGCGGCTGCCCACCGCCCCGCCACGCTGACACAGCTGCCCGACGGTACGCTGCTGTTGCTTGATGACGAAACACCGCAGCTGCTGATGCCCCGCTCCCTGCGCTGGTCAAGCCGCATAGGAACGACTCCTCGCCGCGCGACGCTGCCGGACGGGAGCGTTTTCGAGACCACCGACAATGATCAGGTCGACCGCCTGGACCACGGCCTGGGCCGCCGCAGCGCCGGCCGCCTGCACCGCCTGGAACACATCCGCGCTCACTGGCTCGCGCTGACCGCGGCGTCCGTGCTGGTCTTCTTCGTCGGCCTGCGCTGGGTCATTCCCTGGCTGGGCGACACAGCGGCCACATTTGTTCCGCACGCCGTCGAGGCACACATTGGCGCAGGCGTCATGGACACCTTGGACCGCATGATGTTTCGTCCCTCCGCCCTGCCCCTCGCAACGCGGCAAGCAGTCCAGTCCGTGTTCAACGACCTGGCGGCACACGCGGATGATCCCTCAGGCAGCCTCCGGCTGGCGTTCCGCGAAGGCGGCCGCTTAGTCGGCGCCAACGCGCTGGCGCTGCCTGGTGGCCAGATCGTCGTCACCGATGAACTGGTCAAGCTGGCGGAGTCCCCAGACACGCTGGCAGGCGTGCTGGCGCACGAGATCGGGCACGTCGAGCACCGGCACGGCATACGAAGGCTGGGCCGTGTCGCCGGCCTGTCGGTGGTGGTCATGCTCATGACCGGCGATGTCGCCAGCATGACGCACGATATCGGAGCACTCGGCGCAGGCCTGCTCGACCTGTCGTACTCGCGCGGCTTCGAACGGGAAGCCGACGCGCGCGGCGTCACCCTGACGCGCCTGGCTGGTAAAGATCCCGAGTCGCTAGCCGTGCTGCTGGAACGATTGAGCGCGGGGTCGAAAGACATCGGCGAAGGGCCCTCCTGGCTTTCCTCGCATCCCCGCACCGAGGAACGCGTCCGGCAGATCCGGCAAGCGCGCTGA
- a CDS encoding YjgN family protein: MTQQHLAAAPTSGPAAPSSPQPPPAHDAPVLQVAPVQFNGVARDFFGVWFVNLLLTIVTLGIWSAWATVRTNRWFYGNTVIKSHAFEYHATPLQILKGRLIAVALIALIAAVSYVAPMLELFILVALAFAMPWAINAGLRFSACMTSWSNVRFDFHGSYWRAFGVFLLMPIAAMLTLGLLAPVHSKLLGRYLADGYRYGGFSFACAPRLSTLYRALGRTAALVIGIAAPGLLATYLMCVSAGIPFHIHSLLLAFVLGKGHIVLPSIVSVYAAVFFGGIHYGACVRNELYNRTTIQGGHRLQSRLSPMRYAWILASGFLVTAITLTLAYPWARVRQYRYLAQSVTLLAAPGLDEFISQQRHAPSSFGGEFSELEGFASASSI; this comes from the coding sequence ATGACTCAGCAGCACCTGGCGGCCGCGCCGACATCCGGCCCGGCCGCCCCCTCGTCTCCGCAACCGCCCCCCGCGCATGACGCACCCGTCTTGCAGGTCGCCCCTGTGCAATTCAACGGCGTAGCGCGCGACTTTTTCGGCGTCTGGTTCGTCAACCTCCTGCTGACCATCGTCACGCTGGGCATCTGGTCCGCCTGGGCCACGGTGCGCACCAACCGGTGGTTCTACGGCAACACCGTGATCAAGAGCCACGCCTTCGAATACCACGCCACGCCGCTGCAGATCCTGAAAGGCCGGCTGATCGCCGTGGCGCTGATCGCCCTCATCGCCGCGGTCAGCTACGTTGCACCTATGCTCGAACTATTCATCCTCGTGGCGCTCGCCTTCGCCATGCCCTGGGCCATCAACGCAGGCCTGCGCTTCAGCGCCTGCATGACCTCCTGGAGCAATGTACGCTTCGACTTTCACGGCAGTTACTGGCGCGCCTTTGGCGTGTTCCTGCTCATGCCGATCGCGGCCATGCTCACACTGGGGCTGCTTGCGCCGGTGCACTCAAAGCTGCTGGGACGCTATCTGGCCGACGGCTACCGTTACGGCGGCTTCTCCTTCGCCTGCGCCCCCCGACTGAGCACGCTCTATCGCGCCCTGGGCCGCACCGCAGCGCTGGTGATCGGCATCGCCGCGCCCGGGTTGCTGGCAACCTATCTGATGTGCGTCTCCGCGGGAATCCCTTTCCACATACATTCCCTGCTATTGGCATTCGTTCTGGGCAAAGGGCACATCGTGTTGCCCTCCATCGTGAGCGTGTACGCCGCGGTGTTCTTCGGTGGCATCCATTACGGCGCTTGCGTGCGCAACGAGCTTTACAACCGAACGACCATCCAGGGCGGCCATCGCCTGCAAAGCCGGCTTTCGCCCATGCGCTATGCCTGGATCCTGGCCTCCGGCTTCCTGGTCACCGCCATCACGCTGACCCTGGCCTATCCCTGGGCGCGCGTCCGCCAGTACCGCTATCTTGCACAAAGCGTCACGCTGCTGGCAGCGCCCGGTTTGGACGAATTCATATCGCAACAACGACACGCCCCAAGCAGCTTCGGCGGCGAATTCAGCGAGCTCGAAGGCTTTGCCAGCGCCTCGTCCATCTGA